In Trifolium pratense cultivar HEN17-A07 linkage group LG7, ARS_RC_1.1, whole genome shotgun sequence, a genomic segment contains:
- the LOC123895946 gene encoding uncharacterized protein LOC123895946 — translation MEAMVKHNLFTGYNIEESDPVSVSHLQFADDTLLLGVKSWANVRALRVVLVLFETMSGLKVNFNKSMLVGVNIPDSWLSEVASALCCKVGKIPFLYLGLPIGGDSGRMILWEPVLARLKNRLFGWEIRFLSFGGLLVLLKSVLTSILVYALSFFKAP, via the coding sequence ATGGAGGCTATGGTAAAACATAACTTATTTACAGGGTATAACATTGAGGAGAGTGATCCAGTTTCAGTATCGCATCTTCAGTTTGCTGATGATACTCTTCTTTTGGGGGTGAAGAGTTGGGCTAATGTTCGGGCATTGCGGGTTGTTCTGGTGCTGTTTGAGACTATGTCTGGCTTGaaggttaattttaataaaagtatgTTGGTTGGGGTTAATATCCCTGATTCTTGGTTAAGCGAGGTTGCGTCTGCTttgtgttgtaaagtgggaaagattCCTTTCCTTTATTTGGGTCTTCCTATTGGGGGTGATTCGGGGCGTATGATTTTATGGGAACCAGTATTGGCTCGTTTAAAGAATAGATTATTTGGGTGGGAAAttcgttttctttcttttggtggtcTTCTGGTTTTACTTAAGTCTGTCTTGACCTCTATACTTGTCTATGCTTTatccttcttcaaagctccctaA
- the LOC123900168 gene encoding organic cation/carnitine transporter 3-like: MADPTPLLSQANNTPCDTTTQTNEQHHLPSLGSTIEKCIGEINWSQFLQAVLISFVWIFDAQQTFITVFTDAMPSWHCTGEYKNLNQISDVRSNLQLGPTIKIQTDCYSATSFNDMCNLPKGSWVWDGPAQTSMISEWALECENSIITGLPASMFFMGCLVGGLLLSTLADSSSLGRKNMLFYSTLLMALSSFLTTFSPNIWIYSSLKFITGFGRATIGTSSLVLASELVGKRWRGKISVIGFFCFTIGFLSLPAIAYVNKDSSWRNLYLMTSVPTLFYCMLVKIFVQESPRWLLVRGQKEEAIATLKYITSITQSNLNLAINSMSSNEEENNLNVDLFYALKILMQKKWSSRRLLFVMAIGFGVGVVYYGMPLGLGNLSFNLYLSVTFNALSELPSSLVIFLFIDKFRRRIALLVFCIISGVFSVMSTMEGEIWSKMQIWFELISFFSACTSFGIYLIFTTELFPTCVRNSALSMARLAVVFGGVFSPLLVGAGREYAFLCYGVFGLAIGFSGVFGVFLPETKGRALCDTMDEEENKGKLSCDILA; the protein is encoded by the coding sequence ATGGCAGATCCAACTCCTCTTCTGAGCCAAGCCAACAACACTCCTTGTGATACAACAACACAAACAAATGAACAACACCATCTTCCTTCTCTTGGTTCCACAATAGAAAAGTGCATAGGTGAAATCAATTGGAGTCAATTCCTTCAAGCTGTGCTAATCTCCTTTGTTTGGATCTTTGATGCCCAACAAACATTCATCACTGTTTTCACCGATGCAATGCCATCATGGCACTGCACCGGCgaatacaaaaatttaaatcagATTTCAGATGTTAGATCTAACTTACAATTGGGTCCAACAATCAAGATTCAGACTGATTGCTACTcagccacatcatttaatgatatGTGCAACCTTCCTAAAGGCTCGTGGGTCTGGGATGGGCCGGCACAAACCTCCATGATATCGGAATGGGCTTTGGAGTGTGAGAACTCTATCATCACAGGCCTTCCGGCTTCAATGTTCTTCATGGGCTGCTTAGTTGGTGGGCTTTTGTTGTCCACACTTGCTGACTCCTCATCACTTGGTCGCAAGAACATGCTCTTCTACTCAACTCTCTTGATGGCTCTTTCATCTTTCCTCACCACCTTCTCTCCCAACATTTGGATCTACTCATCACTCAAATTCATAACCGGATTTGGCCGTGCCACCATTGGAACTTCATCGCTCGTTTTGGCATCCGAGCTAGTTGGAAAGCGCTGGCGAGGTAAGATTAGTGTCATTGGCTTCTTTTGTTTCACTATAGGCTTCTTATCTCTTCCAGCTATTGCTTACGTAAACAAAGATTCCTCATGGAGAAATCTTTACTTGATGACATCAGTTCCAACACTTTTCTATTGCATGTTGGTGAAAATTTTCGTTCAAGAATCACCTAGATGGCTTTTAGTAAGAGGACAAAAAGAAGAAGCTATAGCTACACTAAAATACATAACCTCAATAACTCAAAGTAACTTAAATTTAGCAATCAACAGTATGTCTTCAAATGAGGaagaaaataatttgaatgtgGATTTATTCTATGCCCTCAAGATTTTGATGCAAAAGAAATGGTCATCAAGGAGGCTATTGTTCGTTATGGCGATAGGTTTCGGCGTTGGAGTTGTCTATTATGGTATGCCATTAGGCCTTGGAAACTTGTCCTTTAATCTTTACTTAAGTGTCACATTTAATGCCTTAAGTGAGCTACCATCTTCTTTGGTCATATTTTTGTTCATAGACAAATTTAGAAGGAGAATTGCATTGCTTGTGTTTTGTATCATAAGTGGTGTTTTTAGTGTGATGTCAACTATGGAAGGGGAAATATGGAGTAAGATGCAAATTTGGTTTGAGTTGATATCATTTTTTAGTGCTTGCACTTCTTTTGGTATTTACCTAATTTTCACCACTGAGTTGTTCCCAACTTGTGTGAGGAATTCAGCTTTGTCAATGGCTAGGCTTGCTGTGGTGTTTGGTGGTGTTTTTAGTCCATTGTTGGTGGGTGCTGGTAGAGAATATGCGTTTCTTTGTTATGGTGTGTTTGGATTAGCTATAGGTTTTAGTGGTGTATTTGGAGTTTTCTTGCCAGAGACAAAAGGGAGAGCACTTTGTGATACAATGgatgaagaagaaaacaaaggaAAACTTTCATGTGATATATTGGCTTGA